The Raphanus sativus cultivar WK10039 chromosome 2, ASM80110v3, whole genome shotgun sequence genome includes a region encoding these proteins:
- the LOC108835445 gene encoding nuclear pore complex protein NUP85: MPAMNSDSGNGGELVPFSTKEKSPAVYPLRYGLKSRVHRLSISWGCGNNLRVTVLRNPESRDDGEDGEAGGEVVNVRLSGEDGEIGDAQWRRIAYGSVSPFALLQSRRNSISSLFKMDMSPSLYQTAWWEYVMEYSREIKSLLSDSVSSPAPLIEDPKSVIQSAEEPTSLKAAWELMEMFYADKTCLSWLPERLVDWLSDYDVLLSSSHPTIYSKLEDFQKELVGLQAIEDDPRYWEVMSSALSVGWLEIVVKLLHLHGSYQLDQLGNRETENGLVEAVAVLISKMPRMRPKLEAGMFGECFAAKPDFMKTRERWQSQITKLECSAFWVQCAHHQTREGLRNMLKIMMGNADCLSAATSNWMELFVSHFLYLRPFTKGLEGMHNLAQKCVQSKPVNTSHKLLRLLIGILGDNTEVVLAVCSKEFGSWMVAHAMELLTAGSEEGEFLVHEEQRNLGGINMEELHRLVYAQVLSSHALTWQIAPVYLSSCVKQGLGLLELLFYRQPVQDNQLLIKSLEICRLYELSYVSAKLMKISGVHHWKHGRKGSGIFWLQQARDEHCLKVISQQLFDSVGKSLSDESLKQWEGLVELLGSDSQISGGLDFLHKYRDFKRSLKLVHDGKAIDAAHEAVEKLVSLMKSPSTPQRFWLPLLHDSLKLLNWPERSLLNVAQTNLMLNKLQEASMARIRPGFIESDLSSQAVGSVRLALATNLGRAFLEEC; the protein is encoded by the exons ATGCCGGCTATGAATTCCGATTCCGGAAACGGCGGAGAACTAGTTCCGTTTTCGACTAAGGAGAAATCACCGGCGGTGTATCCTCTTCGCTACGGCCTCAAGTCTCGGGTTCACAGGCTCTCCATCTCATGGGGATGCGGGAACAACCTACGCGTCACGGTTCTAAGGAATCCGGAGTCACGCGATGACGGAGAAGACGGAGAAGCTGGTGGTGAGGTGGTTAACGTGAGGCTCAGCGGCGAGGACGGCGAGATCGGCGACGCGCAGTGGCGGAGGATCGCTTACGGATCCGTCTCTCCATTTGCGCTTTTGCAGAGCAGGAGGAACTCGATTTCGAGCTTGTTTAAGATGGATATGAGTCCTTCGCTGTACCAGACTGCGTG GTGGGAGTACGTAATGGAGTACAGCAGGGAGATTAAATCTCTCCTTAGTGATTCAGTGTCTTCCCCTGCTCCTTTGATTGAAGATCCTAAATCAGTTATACAG AGTGCTGAGGAACCGACTTCTTTAAAGGCTGCGTGGGAGTTGATGGAAATGTTTTATGCAGACAAGACGTGTCTGTCTTGGTTGCCAGAACGGCTTGTTGATTGGCTATCT GATTATGATGTACTTCTTTCAAGCTCACATCCAACTATCTACTCAAAGCTCGAGGATTTCCAAAAGGAACTTGTTGGCCTACAG GCTATCGAGGATGATCCAAGATACTGGGAAGTGATGTCATCTGCTTTATCAGTTGGTTGGCTAGAAATAGTG GTGAAGTTGTTACACTTACATGGTTCTTATCAACTAGACCAGCTAGGAAATCGTGAG ACAGAAAATGGACTGGTAGAAGCTGTCGCTGTTCTCATTTCAAAAATGCCACGGATGCGTCCAAAACTAGAAGCTGGGATGTTTGGTGAATGCTTTGCAGCAAAGCCTGATTTTATGAAG ACACGGGAAAGATGGCAGTCTCAGATAACTAAACTAGAATGCAGTGCCTTCTGGGTTCAATGTGCTCACCATCAGACCCGCGAGGGCTTGAGAAATATGTTGAAGATCATGATGGGAAATGCCGATTGCCTTTCAGCTGCGACATCTAACTGGATGGAGCTTTTTGTTTCACATTTTCTCTATCTCAGGCCATTCACGAAG GGACTAGAAGGCATGCATAATCTTGCTCAGAAATGTGTTCAGTCAAAGCCAGTTAACACTTCCCATAAGCTTCTGAGACTGCTTATTGGAATTCTTGGAGATAATACTGAG GTTGTGCTGGCAGTGTGTTCCAAAGAGTTTGGCTCCTG GATGGTTGCACATGCCATGGAGTTATTGACAGCTGGAAGCGAAGAAGGAGAATTTCTTGTACATGAGGAGCAGCGAAACTTGGGTGGAATCAACATGGAAGAGCTCCATAGACTTGTTTATGCTCAAGTTCTTTCTTCTCATGCTTTGACTTGGCAG ATAGCTCCTGTTTATCTATCATCCTGCGTGAAACAGGGATTAGGCTTATTAGAATTGTTGTTCTATAGGCAGCCAGTTCAAGACAATCAGTTGCTTATCAAG AGCCTAGAGATTTGCCGTCTATATGAACTTAGTTATGTCAGCGCTAAACTTATGAAG ATCTCGGGAGTGCATCACTGGAAACATGGGAGGAAAGGATCTGGGATTTTTTGGCTTCAGCAAGCCCGGGACGAGCACTGTCTCAAAGTGATTTCTCAACAGCTGTTTGATTCTGTTGGAAAGTCATTGTCTGATGAAAGTCTCAAG CAATGGGAAGGCCTGGTCGAACTGCTGGGTTCCGACTCGCAGATCTCTGGTGGTCTTGATTTTCTGCACAA GTATAGAGATTTCAAGAGATCATTGAAGCTAGTCCATGATGGAAAAGCTATAGATGCGGCTCACGAGGCTGTGGAGAAACTTGTATCG CTAATGAAGAGCCCCTCTACTCCTCAACGCTTCTGGCTTCCTCTTCTGCATGATTCA TTGAAGCTGTTGAATTGGCCAGAGCGTTCTCTGTTGAATGTAGCACAGACAAACCTGATGTTGAACAAACTACAGGAAGCATCAATGGCAAGGATAAGACCAGGCTTCATAGAATCTGACTTGTCTTCTCAAGCTGTTGGATCTGTGAGACTTGCTCTAGCAACCAATCTGGGACGTGCTTTTTTGGAGGAAtgttag
- the LOC130508214 gene encoding uncharacterized protein LOC130508214: MLAHLDFFLGGDEKRNDLPPPVHERFPMPLVFGGDGSYMAYYTLQSDDILTSLLSQLVPPTTWYRFVAGLNAQLRLVQQGKLRSTFRSVMRWIETHGNPALKRNGVRVDLARFQTSPSSSCQYGILVQTIVDDEVASNETEQQQQQHPWGLQIDNTSSDLHFTQSPSSSINHFRHRDCGEIIDIGSLQFLKEEKDVLSLLSFLIHNSKPVGHQDLVGLVISVLLLGDLTLMLLTLLQLYSISMLDVFLALFILPLSIIFPFPAGVSALFSHGPRRSAGRTRVYALWNLTSLVNVVVAFVCGYIHYHGSSAGKKIPYLQPWNISMDENEWWIFPGALFLCKVLQSQLVNWHVANLEIQDYSLYSDDSELFWQS, translated from the exons ATGCTAGCTCATCTAGATTTCTTCCTTGGTGGGGATGAAAAGAGAAACGATCTTCCTCCTCCGGTTCATGAAAGATTCCCAATGCCTTTAGTTTTTGGAGGGGATGGAAGTTACATGGCTTATTACACACTCCAAAGCGACGATATTCTGACCAGTCTTTTGAGCCAG tTGGTCCCACCAACCACTTGGTACCGGTTTGTAGCTGGTCTGAACGCTCAGCTGCGCCTGGTTCAGCAAGGGAAACTGAGGTCAACGTTTCGCTCGGTTATGAGATGGATTGAGACTCACGGAAACCCCGCCTTGAAAAGAAATGGTGTACGTGTTGACCTAGCTAGGTTTCAGACCTCGCCTTCCTCGTCTTGCCAGTATGGAATCCTTGTTCAGACCATTGTAGATGATGAAGTGGCATCAAATGAAACagaacagcagcagcagcagcatccATG GGGGTTACAAATTGATAATACGTCTAGTGATTTGCATTTTACACAATCTCCAAGTAGCTCAATCAATCATTTCAGACACCGAGACTGCGGAGAAATCATAGACATTGGCAGCTTACAGTTtctcaaagaagaaaaagatgtcctctctctcttatcCTTCTTGATTCATAACTCAAAACCTGTTGGCCATCAG GATCTGGTTGGTTTGGTTATCTCGGTGCTACTCCTAGGAGATCTAACTCTAATGTTACTCACTCTGCTCCAACTCTACTCAATATCTATGCTGGACGTTTTTCTCGCTCTGTTTATTTTACCTCTCAGCATCATTTTCCCATTCCCTGCTGGAGTCAGCGCTTTGTTTAGCCACGGACCAAGACGCTCTGCTGGACGCACTCGCGTCTATGCTTTGTGGAACCTCACATCTCTGGTCAATGTC GTTGTTGCGTTTGTGTGTGGATATATTCACTATCATGGCTCATCAGCTGGAAAAAAGATTCCATATCTCCAGCCTTGGAACATTAGCAT GGACGAGAATGAATGGTGGATATTCCCAGGCGCTTTGTTCTTGTGCAAAGTGTTGCAATCCCAACTAGTAAACTGGCATGTTGCAAATCTCGAGATACAAGATTACTCCTTGTACAGTGATGACTCTGAGCTGTTCTGGCAGTCGTAA
- the LOC130494529 gene encoding uncharacterized protein LOC130494529, whose protein sequence is MWPSSGNSSQPRAKKQEGKSISGSFKVENLIPGVVIGFIIGMLLDFSQQVKLPVKKSRLLSSKTQNQTSLTSSGTEKELKMVLVVRQDLKMRTGKIASQCAHAATGMYAELMNSDRYRLRQWEECGQPKIVVTCKNQQEMNKIAEAAESVGLPTFVVADAGRTEVAAGSRTVLAVGPGPKQLVDSITGKLALL, encoded by the exons ATGTGGCCTTCTTCTGGAAACTCTTCGCAGCCTCGAGCTAAG AAACAGGAGGGGAAGTCGATATCTGGGAGTTTTAAGGTGGAGAATCTAATACCAGGGGTTGTGATAGGTTTCATCATTGGTATGTTGTTGGATTTTTCACAGCAAGTCAAGTTACCAGTCAAAAAGAGCAGACTTTTGTCAAGTAAGACCCAGAACCAGACTTCTCTGACCAGCAGTGGCACTGAGAAAGAGCTTAAAATG GTTTTAGTAGTTAGGCAAGACTTAAAGATGAGAACAGGCAAAATTGCTTCACAGTGTGCAC ATGCTGCCACTGGCATGTATGCAGAGTTAATGAATAG CGACCGATACCGTCTGAGGCAGTGGGAGGAATGCGGGCAACCAAAGATAGTCGTCACTTGCAAAAACCAGCAAGAAAT GAATAAGATTGCAGAAGCGGCTGAGAGCGTTGGCCTCCCGACTTTTGTTGTGGCTGATGCGGGAAGAACAGAG GTTGCAGCTGGATCAAGAACGGTTCTTGCAGTTGGACCAG GACCAAAACAGTTGGTTGACTCCATAACCGGTAAGCTGGCGTTACTCTGA
- the LOC108843105 gene encoding uncharacterized protein LOC108843105 encodes MWPSSGNSSQPQAKKQEGKSISGSFRAENLIPGVVIGFIIGMLLDFSQQVKLPVKKSRLLSSKTQNQTSLTSSGTEKELKMVLVVRQDLKMRTGKIASQCAHAATGMYAELMNSDRYRLRQWEECGQPKIVVTCKNQQEMNKIAEAAESVGLPTFVVADAGRTEVAAGSRTVLAVGPGPKQLVDSITGKLALL; translated from the exons ATGTGGCCTTCTTCTGGAAACTCTTCGCAGCCTCAAGCTAAG AAACAGGAGGGGAAGTCGATATCTGGGAGTTTTAGGGCGGAGAATCTGATACCAGGGGTTGTGATAGGTTTCATCATTGGTATGTTGTTGGATTTTTCACAGCAAGTCAAGTTACCTGTGAAAAAGAGCAGACTTTTGTCAAGTAAGACCCAGAACCAGACTTCTCTCACAAGCAGTGGCACTGAGAAAGAGCTTAAAATG GTTTTAGTTGTTAGGCAAGACTTAAAGATGAGAACAGGCAAAATTGCTTCACAGTGTGCAC ATGCTGCCACTGGCATGTATGCAGAGTTAATGAATAG CGACCGATACCGTCTGAGGCAGTGGGAGGAATGCGGGCAACCAAAGATAGTCGTCACTTGCAAAAACCAGCAAGAAAT GAATAAGATTGCAGAAGCGGCTGAGAGCGTTGGCCTCCCGACTTTTGTTGTGGCTGATGCGGGAAGAACAGAG GTTGCAGCTGGATCAAGAACGGTTCTTGCAGTTGGACCAG GACCAAAACAGTTGGTTGACTCCATAACCGGTAAGCTGGCGTTACTCTGA
- the LOC130494544 gene encoding nuclear pore complex protein NUP85-like isoform X1, whose translation MPGMNSDSGNGGELVPFSTKEKSPAVYPLRYGLKSRVHRLSISWGCGNNLRVTVLRNPESLDDEEAGGEVVNVRLSGGEDGEIGDAQWRRIAYGSVSPFALLQSRRNSISSLFKMDTSPSLYQTSWWEYVMEYSREIKSLLSDSVSSPAPLIEDPKSVIQSAEEPTSLKAAWELMEMFYADKTCLSWLPERLVDWLSDYDVLLSSSHPTIYSKLEDFQMELVGLQAIEDDPRYWEVMSSALSVGWLEIVVKLLYLHGSYQLDQLGNRETENGLVEAVAVLISKMPRMRPKLEAGIFGECFAAKPDFMKTRERWQSQITKLECSAFWVQCAHHQTREGLRNMLKIMMGNADCLSAATSNWMELFVSHFIYLRPFTKGLEGMHNLAQKCVQSKPTNTSHKLLRLLIGILGDNTEVVLAVCSKEFGSWMVAHAMELLTAGSEEGEFLVHEEQRNLGGINMEELHRLVYAQVLSTHALTWQIAPVYLSSCVKQGLGLLELLFYRQPVQENQLLIKSLEICRLYELSYVSAKLMKISGVHHWKHGRKGSGIFWLQQARDEHCLKVISQQLFDSVGKSLSDESLKVYILHTILETYFIKSLSDESLKQWEGLVELLGSDSQISGGLDFLHKYRDFKRSLKLVHDGKAIDAAHEAVERLVSLMKSPSTPQRFWLPLLHDSLKLLNWPERSLLNVAQTNLMLNKLQEASMARIRPGFIESDLSAQAVGSVRLALATNLGRAFLEEC comes from the exons ATGCCGGGTATGAATTCCGATTCCGGCAACGGTGGAGAACTAGTTCCGTTTTCGACTAAGGAGAAATCACCGGCGGTGTATCCTCTTCGCTACGGCCTCAAGTCTCGGGTTCACAGGCTCTCCATCTCCTGGGGGTGCGGGAACAACCTACGCGTCACGGTTCTACGTAACCCGGAGTCACTCGACGACGAAGAAGCTGGCGGTGAGGTGGTTAACGTGAGGCTCAGCGGCGGCGAGGACGGCGAGATCGGCGACGCGCAGTGGCGGAGGATCGCTTACGGATCCGTCTCTCCGTTTGCGCTTTTGCAGAGCAGGAGGAACTCGATTTCGAGCTTGTTTAAGATGGATACGAGTCCTTCGCTGTACCAGACTTCGTG GTGGGAGTACGTAATGGAGTACAGCAGGGAGATTAAATCTCTCCTTAGTGATTCAGTGTCTTCCCCTGCTCCTTTGATTGAAGACCCTAAATCAGTTATACAG AGTGCTGAGGAACCGACTTCTTTAAAGGCTGCGTGGGAGTTGATGGAAATGTTTTATGCTGACAAGACGTGTCTGTCTTGGTTGCCAGAACGGCTTGTTGATTGGCTATCT GATTATGATGTACTCCTTTCAAGCTCACATCCAACTATCTACTCAAAACTCGAGGATTTCCAAATGGAACTTGTTGGCCTACAG GCTATCGAGGATGATCCAAGATACTGGGAAGTGATGTCATCTGCTTTATCAGTTGGTTGGCTAGAAATAGTG GTGAAGTTGTTATACTTACATGGTTCTTATCAACTAGACCAGCTAGGAAATCGTGAG ACAGAAAATGGACTTGTAGAAGCTGTCGCTGTTCTCATTTCAAAAATGCCACGGATGCGTCCAAAACTAGAAGCTGGGATATTTGGTGAATGCTTTGCAGCGAAGCCTGATTTTATGAAG ACACGAGAGAGATGGCAGTCTCAGATAACTAAACTAGAGTGCAGTGCCTTCTGGGTTCAATGTGCTCACCATCAGACCCGCGAGGGCTTGAGAAATATGTTGAAGATCATGATGGGAAATGCCGATTGCCTCTCAGCTGCGACATCTAACTGGATGGAGCTTTTTGTTTCTCATTTTATCTATCTCAGGCCATTCACGAAG GGACTAGAAGGCATGCATAATCTTGCTCAGAAATGTGTTCAGTCAAAGCCAACTAACACTTCCCATAAGCTTCTGAGACTGCTTATTGGAATTCTTGGAGATAATACTGAG GTTGTGCTGGCAGTGTGTTCCAAAGAGTTTGGCTCCTG GATGGTTGCACATGCCATGGAGTTATTGACAGCTGGAAGCGAAGAAGGAGAATTTCTTGTACATGAGGAGCAGCGAAACTTGGGTGGAATCAACATGGAAGAGCTCCATAGACTTGTTTATGCTCAAGTTCTTTCTACACATGCTTTGACTTGGCAG ATAGCTCCTGTTTATCTATCATCCTGCGTGAAACAGGGATTAGGCTTATTAGAATTGTTGTTCTATAGGCAGCCAGTTCAAGAGAATCAGTTGCTTATTAAG AGCCTAGAGATTTGCCGTCTATATGAACTTAGTTATGTCAGCGCTAAACTTATGAAG ATCTCTGGAGTGCATCACTGGAAACATGGGAGAAAAGGATCTGGGATTTTTTGGCTTCAGCAAGCCCGGGATGAGCACTGTCTCAAAGTGATTTCTCAACAGCTGTTTGATTCTGTTGGAAAGTCATTGTCTGATGAAAGTCTCAAGGTATATATTCTCCACACCATACTCgaaacatatttcattaagtCATTGTCTGATGAAAGTCTCAAG CAATGGGAAGGCCTGGTCGAACTTCTGGGTTCCGACTCGCAGATCTCTGGTGGTCTTGATTTTCTTCACAA GTATAGAGATTTCAAGAGATCATTGAAGCTAGTCCATGATGGAAAAGCTATAGATGCGGCTCACGAGGCTGTGGAGAGACTTGTATCG CTTATGAAGAGCCCCTCTACTCCTCAACGCTTCTGGCTTCCTCTTCTGCATGATTCA TTGAAGCTGTTGAATTGGCCAGAGCGTTCTCTGTTGAATGTAGCACAGACAAACCTGATGTTGAACAAACTACAGGAAGCATCAATGGCAAGGATAAGACCAGGCTTCATAGAATCTGACTTGTCTGCTCAAGCTGTTGGATCTGTGAGACTTGCTCTAGCAACCAATCTGGGACGTGCTTTTTTGGAGGAAtgttag
- the LOC130494544 gene encoding nuclear pore complex protein NUP85-like isoform X2, producing the protein MPGMNSDSGNGGELVPFSTKEKSPAVYPLRYGLKSRVHRLSISWGCGNNLRVTVLRNPESLDDEEAGGEVVNVRLSGGEDGEIGDAQWRRIAYGSVSPFALLQSRRNSISSLFKMDTSPSLYQTSWWEYVMEYSREIKSLLSDSVSSPAPLIEDPKSVIQSAEEPTSLKAAWELMEMFYADKTCLSWLPERLVDWLSDYDVLLSSSHPTIYSKLEDFQMELVGLQAIEDDPRYWEVMSSALSVGWLEIVVKLLYLHGSYQLDQLGNRETENGLVEAVAVLISKMPRMRPKLEAGIFGECFAAKPDFMKTRERWQSQITKLECSAFWVQCAHHQTREGLRNMLKIMMGNADCLSAATSNWMELFVSHFIYLRPFTKGLEGMHNLAQKCVQSKPTNTSHKLLRLLIGILGDNTEVVLAVCSKEFGSWMVAHAMELLTAGSEEGEFLVHEEQRNLGGINMEELHRLVYAQVLSTHALTWQIAPVYLSSCVKQGLGLLELLFYRQPVQENQLLIKSLEICRLYELSYVSAKLMKISGVHHWKHGRKGSGIFWLQQARDEHCLKVISQQLFDSVGKSLSDESLKQWEGLVELLGSDSQISGGLDFLHKYRDFKRSLKLVHDGKAIDAAHEAVERLVSLMKSPSTPQRFWLPLLHDSLKLLNWPERSLLNVAQTNLMLNKLQEASMARIRPGFIESDLSAQAVGSVRLALATNLGRAFLEEC; encoded by the exons ATGCCGGGTATGAATTCCGATTCCGGCAACGGTGGAGAACTAGTTCCGTTTTCGACTAAGGAGAAATCACCGGCGGTGTATCCTCTTCGCTACGGCCTCAAGTCTCGGGTTCACAGGCTCTCCATCTCCTGGGGGTGCGGGAACAACCTACGCGTCACGGTTCTACGTAACCCGGAGTCACTCGACGACGAAGAAGCTGGCGGTGAGGTGGTTAACGTGAGGCTCAGCGGCGGCGAGGACGGCGAGATCGGCGACGCGCAGTGGCGGAGGATCGCTTACGGATCCGTCTCTCCGTTTGCGCTTTTGCAGAGCAGGAGGAACTCGATTTCGAGCTTGTTTAAGATGGATACGAGTCCTTCGCTGTACCAGACTTCGTG GTGGGAGTACGTAATGGAGTACAGCAGGGAGATTAAATCTCTCCTTAGTGATTCAGTGTCTTCCCCTGCTCCTTTGATTGAAGACCCTAAATCAGTTATACAG AGTGCTGAGGAACCGACTTCTTTAAAGGCTGCGTGGGAGTTGATGGAAATGTTTTATGCTGACAAGACGTGTCTGTCTTGGTTGCCAGAACGGCTTGTTGATTGGCTATCT GATTATGATGTACTCCTTTCAAGCTCACATCCAACTATCTACTCAAAACTCGAGGATTTCCAAATGGAACTTGTTGGCCTACAG GCTATCGAGGATGATCCAAGATACTGGGAAGTGATGTCATCTGCTTTATCAGTTGGTTGGCTAGAAATAGTG GTGAAGTTGTTATACTTACATGGTTCTTATCAACTAGACCAGCTAGGAAATCGTGAG ACAGAAAATGGACTTGTAGAAGCTGTCGCTGTTCTCATTTCAAAAATGCCACGGATGCGTCCAAAACTAGAAGCTGGGATATTTGGTGAATGCTTTGCAGCGAAGCCTGATTTTATGAAG ACACGAGAGAGATGGCAGTCTCAGATAACTAAACTAGAGTGCAGTGCCTTCTGGGTTCAATGTGCTCACCATCAGACCCGCGAGGGCTTGAGAAATATGTTGAAGATCATGATGGGAAATGCCGATTGCCTCTCAGCTGCGACATCTAACTGGATGGAGCTTTTTGTTTCTCATTTTATCTATCTCAGGCCATTCACGAAG GGACTAGAAGGCATGCATAATCTTGCTCAGAAATGTGTTCAGTCAAAGCCAACTAACACTTCCCATAAGCTTCTGAGACTGCTTATTGGAATTCTTGGAGATAATACTGAG GTTGTGCTGGCAGTGTGTTCCAAAGAGTTTGGCTCCTG GATGGTTGCACATGCCATGGAGTTATTGACAGCTGGAAGCGAAGAAGGAGAATTTCTTGTACATGAGGAGCAGCGAAACTTGGGTGGAATCAACATGGAAGAGCTCCATAGACTTGTTTATGCTCAAGTTCTTTCTACACATGCTTTGACTTGGCAG ATAGCTCCTGTTTATCTATCATCCTGCGTGAAACAGGGATTAGGCTTATTAGAATTGTTGTTCTATAGGCAGCCAGTTCAAGAGAATCAGTTGCTTATTAAG AGCCTAGAGATTTGCCGTCTATATGAACTTAGTTATGTCAGCGCTAAACTTATGAAG ATCTCTGGAGTGCATCACTGGAAACATGGGAGAAAAGGATCTGGGATTTTTTGGCTTCAGCAAGCCCGGGATGAGCACTGTCTCAAAGTGATTTCTCAACAGCTGTTTGATTCTGTTGGAAAGTCATTGTCTGATGAAAGTCTCAAG CAATGGGAAGGCCTGGTCGAACTTCTGGGTTCCGACTCGCAGATCTCTGGTGGTCTTGATTTTCTTCACAA GTATAGAGATTTCAAGAGATCATTGAAGCTAGTCCATGATGGAAAAGCTATAGATGCGGCTCACGAGGCTGTGGAGAGACTTGTATCG CTTATGAAGAGCCCCTCTACTCCTCAACGCTTCTGGCTTCCTCTTCTGCATGATTCA TTGAAGCTGTTGAATTGGCCAGAGCGTTCTCTGTTGAATGTAGCACAGACAAACCTGATGTTGAACAAACTACAGGAAGCATCAATGGCAAGGATAAGACCAGGCTTCATAGAATCTGACTTGTCTGCTCAAGCTGTTGGATCTGTGAGACTTGCTCTAGCAACCAATCTGGGACGTGCTTTTTTGGAGGAAtgttag
- the LOC130508212 gene encoding GATA transcription factor 9-like codes for MSHEPYLSLTSLSPPKIDLSPSLSLRYILRSHPPKIKALSPLLSLSFIYTNNLLCFAPMEQQKLTPELFLVAGNSDSFVVDDLLDFSNDNGQPDDELETFPDSSTVSPGNLADISNSSSSLYTDGSVFSDDLCVPSEDLAELEWLSNFVEESFSKEDQDKLQLLSGLQKPQTTRLTLTKPEPEPEPELDQIFIPTDTDDSNVSAVPAKARSKRPRSAASTWASRLLAIAGSSDESYPKKKQLRAKEHDGTAGELEGEAGETGGERRCLHCATDKTPQWRTGPMGPKTLCNACGVRYKSGRLVPEYRPASSPTFVMARHSNSHRKVMELRRQKEMRDEGLMSQLRCESLVMDIRSNGDDFLIRDNNSINHVAPDFRHLI; via the exons ATGTCACATGAACCATACCTTTCTCTAACATCACTCTCCCCCCCAAAAATAGAcctctctccttctctttctctccGTTACATTCTTCGCTCACATCCTCCCAAAATAAAGGCTCTCTCACCTTTACTTTCTCTTTCATTTATTTACACTAATAACCTTCTCTGTTTTGCACCAATGGAACAACAAAAACTAACTCCGGAGCTCTTCCTCGTCGCCGGTAACTCTGACTCTTTCGTCGTCGACGACCTACTTGACTTTTCTAACGACAACGGCCAACCTGACGACGAACTCGAAACCTTCCCTGATTCTTCCACCGTATCCCCCGGTAATCTTGCCGATATCTCCAACTCCTCCTCGTCGCTTTACACCGACGGCAGCGTGTTCTCCGACGACCTCTGTGTTCCG AGTGAGGATTTAGCTGAGTTAGAATGGTTATCGAACTTCGTGGAAGAATCATTCTCAAAAGAAGACCAAGACAAGCTTCAGTTACTGTCCGGCCTACAAAAACCTCAAACCACCCGGTTAACCCTAACTAAACCAGAACCGGAACCCGAACCGGAGTTGGATCAAATCTTCATCCCCACCGACACCGACGACTCAAATGTTTCCGCTGTTCCCGCCAAAGCGAGAAGCAAGAGACCTCGCTCCGCAGCCTCCACGTGGGCTTCCCGTCTCCTAGCGATCGCCGGCTCCTCCGACGAGTCCTATCCGAAGAAGAAACAGCTCAGAGCCAAAGAACACGACGGCACAGCCGGGGAACTCGAAGGTGAAGCCGGAGAAACCGGAGGAGAGAGACGGTGTCTTCACTGCGCGACGGACAAGACGCCGCAGTGGCGGACGGGACCGATGGGACCTAAGACGCTGTGCAACGCGTGCGGAGTACGGTACAAGTCAGGAAGGCTCGTGCCGGAGTATAGACCTGCTTCGAGCCCGACGTTCGTGATGGCGAGGCACTCGAACTCTCACCGGAAAGTGATGGAGCTACGGCGACAGAAGGAGATGAGGGACGAGGGTTTGATGAGTCAGCTCCGGTGTGAGAGTCTCGTGATGGATATCAGATCCAACGGTgacgatttcttaatccgtgATAATAATAGTATTAATCACGTGGCTCCTGATTTTAGGCACTTAATCTAA
- the LOC130508213 gene encoding uncharacterized protein LOC130508213 → MERELDHMARFFEAAVAYKKKIGFNGTLLMRRESTDVEASYQWNGHSRSWTEKCSQDLGDLHKLEVLEKLEAKLKAEGKEEENEEGEGDDESEGHYLSQETALPFPHTHPLCTSSTAAKHLTPHKHII, encoded by the exons ATGGAAAGAGAACTTGATCATATGGCCAGGTTCTTTGAAGCCGCTGTTGCTTATAAGAAGAAGATTGGTTTCAACGGCACGCTTTTGAT GAGGAGAGAGAGTACAGATGTTGAAGCCTCATATCAGTGGAATGGACACAGTCGCTCGTGGACTGAAAAATGTAGCCAAGATCTTGGAG ATCTGCACAAGTTGGAAGTTTTGGAGAAGCTTGAAGCAAAGCTTAAG GCTGAagggaaggaagaagagaatgaagaaggagaaggtgaTGATGAATCTGAGGGGCACTATCTTTCCCAAGAAACAGCACTCCCATTTCCTCACACACATCCTCTCTGCACCTCCTCCACTGCCGCCAAACACTTGACTCCACACAAACACATCATCTAG